From the genome of Capsicum annuum cultivar UCD-10X-F1 chromosome 4, UCD10Xv1.1, whole genome shotgun sequence:
TTCAACATCTAGGACgaggctctaaaaaaactaacacagttgatcaatgactattcagaatggattaccgatgggctgttaaagcatcatgccagcaggtacataaattaattttatagatattgatttatacagttcttgttgtaagaacctgacattaacacatataaatcatcatgtagaaaataaaatgacgagcgctacaaagtgaacgaattgagtcttggttttgatatgtgcgactttattgttgcacattccgaaataaagaattgattctatttgatgttacaaccccaaacttgctggaatgatgaggtttaaatgtcatattactattaattaatactttatttaattgcatctgcatattgattttttcatcatgtaattcgaaatatttgataatatgtgcagcacatcgatttcattttttactacctctgaaaaaaggctaagttgcaaacacaagaataatacagatacacaacaggcaattatttgtacaaagtttacatcaataatgcctatgataggtattgtcaacagcagccgAAAGTTTTTCAaaacgaggaatgcttaatcaacatcatcaaaggttttagcatttcagctagcttaccttggcatttgatcgatGAAGTTTATAttccaatcaattgtggtgatgaaatccattgggtgttggctgtcgtcgttctaaaagagaggcgcatctgagtttatgactcgatgtcacgAAGGATACGTTCCGGGCCGTCgactgagatacaaaagctggccaaaatattgcctacttaccttgatatgagtggttttttggaccaaaaggttcgtactgattggtcgacgattgaagcataccgggataaaatggctaatccattcgatgtacaatatgttgacggaattgctcaacaagccattggtagcctataagtttaagtgtcatgatttagttttatttcacaaattttacaGCGCTTGCATAAActgatggattatctatttttttataatgcagggagtgcggtccttttgttgccgcctatgccgagtatttgagcgatggattacaagtaccaaatgatggacttgatgccagattactccgcaaaagatatatTGCTCTTTATATCAAAAGCTCAGAAGCCGCGCAACCGACGTTAatgatccacgatgaccaaagtcGAATttcgtagcaccggatgaagaacaacctgtccatattgattagatatttatagcttgaatccatcaatgtaataacctatcctccttggtttaacttgttgatttatttgtagagcaGATGTTTGtgcccataatgattttttttacatttcatttatttgttgagttatttcatataattttcgaaggcttcgatttattttggtttgtctatgaatataattaatccttagttttgaacatgttaattgaaaaagagtactagattcaaatatcgcaacagataatacatctgctgcaatagacgacatatcttatcagacatatttagacatatgttgcaacatgagatgcaatatgtaggtcatctactggaaattatataataggtcttcctacttttttgattttctCCAACAAATTActgatcagttgcaacagataagttatatgttgcaacagattgtatatctgttgtgacagacaaACTGGGAACATTTGCATAACgtaatagatgactaacctattccaacagataatcaatctgtcacaataggtgctatatctgttacgacagatataaaatttgtcgcattataaaaattcaacttgggcagacctaaaaattattgccactacatgtaaaatgAATTGGCTTAGAATGAAAATCTGTTATCATGTTCGTCTTTGTCATTGtatatgttcttttttatacacgggctccaaccatttagttagtaccccatatgcccagaccattgcatctttcccacagcGGTGTCGCACACACCGATCATTTGTGTGCCGATCAGTAAaaactcgatgtatgcaagcaagtacggcccgcacgctgcaccgattgtatttcttgggagctggatgttcttattttgaccttcaaaatctcataattccttcaccaagacttcagccggcatatgatccatcagtttactctgcgtcaacaacttcaagagtggctgcatgtgggttaaaaatgtcttCTCACTAAAGATAgataagttgcagtcataaaccttaatctttccctcgtatagtagtatctcaacagtgaaaAAATGTATGACATCCGCGTTCAtaactgcaagaattctctttgccttggtcaaGCTCTTACTGTGTGGATATGACCTCTTtcttctaacatatttaatcgcttcttcatcccattggaacatagaaactaactgatcaaatcccgaGCCACCGGAACcagctatcttacagagtttagcgtacctattcttgaaattattgtagaagttgaggtccattattctatcgacagcatcataagcatccaggtacgctaattgtctgcccctcatgaggtaaagaatttcatcaacatactgtggtgtaagaatacaatttttaaataggttagtaattgtaaagaataaaaacacagtggaaagaatccaatgcagagggttctctgaatcagttcacagattatcTAGCTAATgaaacttatgcaacagatgtgtattatcttgcaatagaataccaagtttttgcaatagattacacatctgctacgtagattcttcttcatggagtagattggaaggctaggttagcaaaagtaaacttaccttgtccccataccacatgcacatatttgttatattcgagaagtctttggcagCAAATGAatacatggtgtattctttttgaaccttcatcttgatgaattcttccagatccttcttcttctccttgccaagcgccacgaatatgtccaccttcttcagcggcctctgaacttcaacaactactGGAGTGGGGGGAGTTgtaatttttgctgatttcagaacggagagaatttgtctaatttttcttctcttcctcctaacctccactgtaggagtgcatggatCTCTCACCTCGTGCACGGCTAGACATGTTTGCCTGGGAGCAATTAATCTAAAGATATCTGTTGATTGCTCCCAGGCAAACATATCTGgcaatggtgtagacttttgcataacagatatcttgtcatctatattggagaagagtgatcagcagagaGGCTgacagattgagcttgtttgatttgtgcactaactcgggcatatttttttgatagggtaatgagctcagagttacataatatttgataggcttggtagagtcagtttagatcacacactatgtaactccatgcttactaatttatcaaattggttgagcaacaTACATGGAGAAACGCTCAATAAAAATATGTTGTTCAAttattgggaccacatcttcaacgtgcatcaatatattttgacctaaaacaaacacagcgaccctccatgtatcgtttaaggcttctgaagaaagtgttctgaaggtcTTCTAGAATgtcacaactttgaaggtagtgttcctgatcgagctcacaagagatgaggaactccttaccaacttcgaagatggcaacgaccatcttgaatacagaatcaacaaactggaggcaagattaaaaattatcgggatttGCATACCAcgacaagcatctgatcttctccaaggaatgttgaaagcatgttaaggtaagaaaacacaatcaattaatccatattgctaaggaagtaatgatactctatttgcctttcaatctcgtttgtggttccaatcaggtcaacgacagtggacctgatcgaaaacacaaacaagaagacatgggataaaatttaaaattcaaaaatttccgTCTTtgcttagttttcttattttaactgcagttgttattggcgtaagttttctagatttgctgaacatcatttcaaccttcgatgcccgtgaggcttctttgttagtcttctcctattttctacctaggtgataatcccgaccacgcaacTCCCTAGCAAAGGGTCCATctgctttatttttctttcagagagacaacagacgaaattacattaccggatacactttcatatttgcacttgattcatatTTCCCATCTGTTAAGaaaattccatcggccagattcgttagaagttactttctaccttatgtctcttcttcaattagctctcagatgatatagtcttccatcaaccacccattttccctcgaaggtattctcctaccgcaccttctggcatataatcatcacctcgagcgagcaacccaaccatataaattttggccaagaGAATTTCTAGTGGTTTTCTaatcttgtttgatgcagtgcgaggcttcgagggtcctctaagggtccaatggtcacttaaagttaagtccaatcgctattggttctctgcagtgacggCAAATATTGATCCATTCTCAAAACttaacacgcataaacacgagcaacaaccgttTGTAATTCCTAACAGGATATCTGCACCATTTTCATAAGGTCCTCAaccttatcaattttgaacccatcaaacttaatggtacaatgcaggatcttgtttgaatgatcaatgcctaatcggttaaaaattgcattcataaaaatattgtactttgtgtgtgttgtcccggtgaccttatcagtaatacatagttaactcccacacatatgatagtggatccatctacatgcaccttattcttcctagcccatctatggcttaaattgaataaacagatgactaactagttgcaatagatgacacatctgtttatattgtcaaacaattggagacatctgttaacGACAGTTGATCAACATATTGcagaaatcaaatagatatatatatatctgttgcaaaagattgtcAGTGTGTTGTTTGTAAGTTatctaatagaaaaaatatattttataacagattacccatctgttagatttattttaaagcaatttttttttctttctgagatacaataatttataagtaggtccctccttacaaatatggatgatccatattcgtacaagaatattcatatcgagtccttgcgtgaacttcaaaggcagtctgatgaactccagagagatttggctgacttcggagcaaggctacCGGATGAAAAATGTccaattgacaataataataatagtagtaataataatttggtaatatttttttattttagctcatgtattttcctccttttgtatatcggatctacccaggggattcaaaaatctatgaacattcatttcattttcttgtcgactatgaatttttaattcttatttagtatttaataatcattctgtttattccttgttctcagaatgtcgacggttggtggtaggaaTTGAGCAATTTAtgtcaacagaggttaatcttctacgacagatcgatcatatgttgcacctgacggttattaataaaaaaaggttattattgttattgagagggtgaaaaagacatgactttcagattattcaatatgaaaaatgtttcataaataaataataaggaaataaatgataaacacaatttataaccgtaaaagaacgattatttaattttaataactgatcgtgacttttcaccatttttgtttttgaatttattttttaaaattatttattatataataaaatggttattattttattaaggaatttgaaaaggtattttttttatttataaaattaaaaagtaagtaaatttggattaatgatatgatgatagttttttttttttaaaaaagtagattatatgttgcaacaaatatattatctgatgcaacaggttcactattgttgcaacagatgatgtatctgttgtcacagatgatttatctgatgcaactgatATCGAATCTGtcgtcacaactcaataaaaatggttcttggaaagaataattaataatagtaatctgaaaagtcatgacttatcacaatatttattttcttaattcattacttttcacattaatcaaaaatgtaattaagaaatggaggtgaacagttagattatgtgttgcaatagataggttatctggtgcaacatattttatatttgttgcaacagataatatatctgttgtcacagatttGTTATCcgatgcaacaaatatagaatctgtagccacaactcaataaaaatggttcttcgaaagaactgattaataataataatatgaaaagtcatgacttatatcacaatatttattttcttaatttaatcaaaaatataattaatgaatggaggtgaatagccgcgcctttttgcctctcattcaaattcaatcctctataaataggtccctcattactcaatcgttcattcaactacactctatttatttattgcatctcatctttcatattacactctaaaagattatggctgacccagtgtgggatgttgcttttctgcaagacgccgtgaatgaacttcaaaatcaagttcgtgacctgTAATGgaaactgggaggagttagagcaagaatgctctgcgagatacgcaggctgacgAGGGCATTGCTGCTTctggttgaagattggtcggctgacaatgatgatgatgatgatgataataataataattagattattatttttcatttagcttattatatgtatttttatttgtttttgtttaataaaaaaattatgtttgatctttgtcgttttaatccatatttaattttcattatgtctATTATCTTCTTAACAAACATATCGAcaattcgacgtaaaaaggaataatttagaacctagtagcaatagcaagatttatctgttgggtttgtagCAGGGactgatgtgttgttcaaaacagattactcatgttgcaatagataggcaggctgatgcaacagataaatagtctgtttcaacagatgactagtttgttgcttggctctgacgttttaattcgtactccctctgtctcaaattatccgtcccaaattgaaatgtcacattgattaagaaaaataattaataacatgtctagtttaccataacccactgatcagttggtgggacagtagacgtgtttgaaataaccattgtttgctattccATCGAAATTTCATAAGGAAAGAAAGATTTTAACGTTGATcggcgtatagtccccctattaaatgatatttccattttaatttgaaaaaaagtgattaatgcaaagggtaaaacatgggttttttttaatcttttcttgattaatgaaaaatacaagtaaaatgagaaatcgaattaggaaatttgggaagGGTAATTgaacgtaaggaataattttgaatccagtagcaataacaaaagttgaaacatattggttatctgttggattTGTGGCAGGGGcagatttgtgttgttccaaacagattaatcattcgttgcaacagataattaatctggtgcaacatataaacatcctgatacaccAGATAATacgtctaatgcaacagataatacgtatgatgcaatagataaacagtctgatgcaacagataaatcttttgatgtaacagattactcatctgatgcactaaatgattgatctgtttaaattatgggcacttatgctggacatgatcggggttctatccattgttggaaaaatagaagtgtacccagatgataaatacgaataaaaatcataattttacttaccaaatacacctatgaagtaatgccaaagtggaaagtgatgtagtaaacaaaatttgacctaagaaattggtcagatcgcagtaGTAAcactgtaccaacaacaacaacaaatggtcgacaaaaagaagatgaagatgatgaataaaacagcagaaacaatgaacaacaaaaatcgttaagagagagaaaacaaaaatggatgagaagagatAGAAAGACACCCttattccctccatttttcattattttgggTAAACATtgagatcaaagtgtaaatttaaaaacttgtgggttattttcaaactttctaaACTTTCTtattccataataaaataattgtcacctccaactaataattaagatttGTATCACTTAcactttattttaaaacttttttgtcacctgtggcccaaaccccgtTTTAGTTCCCTTaactatcttttttttaaaaaaatatatattctgtAATGCTTTTCTTAAAAAtggaaattgaaagaaaagtttaaTAATATATCAACCAATTAGTATTCTGATTACGTAAATTCAAATGcaattttcaaatgaaaaaaaaaatagagttcaAATTGATAAGGATGAATTCAAAATCAGTTTCTTATAATGACTAATGAcaaatttatttgtttatttcaaatgaattttcaaaatggATAATGACTAAATTTTTTCAagtattttttatccttattataGAGTTATAGATATAAAGGATATTGAATATTTTATTagcaaaatttaattttttgattgcAGTATGGCAGATAAATTTGGATAGTGAaatttagattaataaattaaaatattttatttatgaaatatttaaaaagaaaagtcaaataaaaataatcaagaaaagtgTTGCACAAATTTAGGCTACCTTTCAGTAGCAGAACTTCTCAtttcgtcactttttttttttttatattcccatagttttatccttttattttttgtcataattttaaaagtttttcctAAACCGGTACGCATGGCCATATTTTTTAAAACAGGATTTTTAATAATGGCAAttaattgttattttaatttataatattatatttgacgatgattataattttaaatgataatattattttttgttgtatCTTTTGTTGTACTACTTGATATATCTTGTGTATGGtattattgaatatattgatTTCTATGGTATTTTGTTCTTTGACTATTTCTTGTttaaattgttttattttgagcatTGTTCTATTTTGAATCGAGATCTATCGAAAACAGTGTCTCTATCTCATTCCTGAGATAGTAGTGTGGATTGCGTACGTTTGCCCTCTCTAGACCCCACTTGGTTATTAGATGTTGATAgattttttaagatttaattttaattgggTGTAGTGTGGACTGCGTACGTTTATCCTCTCTAGACCCCCACTTGGTTATTAGATGTTGATAgattttttaagatttaattttaatttgatgttATGTCTGGCATTCTTttagatttaaataattattcaaatatttaatttttaatgatatATACTATTTTCGTAAAaggataatgataataataaatattatttaaaaataactgTCATTTAGATCATGCAGTGTATTTATTCCTTTTTTGGTgtggtagttttagttttttttttttaagttataattttaatttttaattaatttaatgaaaaatattgtTTTCTTTATGGTGATGATACGTGTCATTTTTGcttctatttttatataattatagaTTTAGACATAAATGACAAATGATatgaatgtaaatatattttgatatacaGACTCACAAAGCAGCAATAATAACATTGATAAGTCAACAAATTAAATAATCTATTTGTCACAACATAAATTCACAAATGAGGTTTGGGGTATATAGTATGCACACATCTTTCCTATCTCACAGAGATAGCAAAGTTGTTCTAAAAAATCCTCAATTTAAATGCGTCAAATTAAAAtacttttgaagaaaaaaaaatattgaataacaCTTAACAACTGGTCAAGAAAATAGTGTAGACCATCAGGAAGTCAATTTATCCCAAATAAGGTTCTTTTTATCTCTTCCAATGAGAGGTCAATTAGTGATCATAGTTGACTTCAATTCAAATTGATTGCTATTTGTAATTTGGTATAAGAAAATCACAACTAACCGCAGTTGTCATAGGTAACtacatgtaattatttttttcttgacatGATTGATTTGTAAAAAAACCTTTAGATTATCAACTTATAACAGTCAAACTCAAATATTACCTGAAGTGATTGATAATCCATCGGGACAACGTCGTAAGTTATATTGAATTTGCTTCTTTTTTGCTTTCTCTTGTATAAGAAAAAATCATAGACTAGATTAATTGAGATTCGTGATAAATAAGTCCACTAAGGAAGGTAAAAACTTTTCAATTGTTTCCAACCTTCAGTTGACATGGCTACCATATAGATTGCTAAATTGTGTCAAACACCAGCCTTCATTGTTTattgagtaaagcatctagtacccttGAATTATGGATCAAATTTGTTATGACACACTTTATTTTACGAGCGTCGTATTACCCCCTGacctcaattttagcgtatttttatcaatctttttagctgacgtggcacctttgacgtgggttctattttatatgataaaggtgtcacgtcagcacaaaagagTTAGACAAAAAtgtgctaaaattgagttcagggagTAATAGAATCCTTGTGAAGTTGAAGTGTACTGGATGCATATCTCTTGTTTAtttagagaaaagaaagaagactAAAATAAAATTTGCTGGAATCATAACTTGTGCTGAAGGATCcgtttttctctttttggtttcCCACCCAGTATCTCACACCCATATTGAAGCCGATTAATCTGGATGCACGCCGCATAATGCCTATTTAGATGTAAAACTCCCTAACATGTTCTTTTCCATAACGAGGACTCGAACTGAAGATAAGGAGCACTTAATAATTGGCAATGATAAGGTCATTGGACTCTGCTAGTTAGGAATACTATTTTCTAGAGTTGGTAAATATCACGAGTTGTTAAACCTTCCGAACAGCTTGCATAATAGCAACTACTAACAAGATTGAAAGAactaataacaacaaaaacaagaaaaaagacaCTTACTAGAAAAGCTCTATGATTGTAACTATTTTTTTCCCTTCTAAATTCACCTTGTAGAATAACAATTAAACATGTCTAGTACAATCTCATTACTAATATCAACAAAAATTAAATCACTAACCACTTTACCAATTTCCCTTTTCTCCTCAACACCACTTGACAATTCAAAAGAATTCAACATATCAAAATGCATCAAGTGGTTGATATTAGTTTCATTTATGGATTCTTGGCTCCATAACCAAATATTCTGTAATAGAAGCTCCCATAGTTGCTCAGCTCCTAATATTCTCTGAAATTCATCTTTCTGAGTATGTTTATCTCTTTGATTCTCCACCACTTCTCTAACACAGTCGAAAAGGAGCTGTCTTGATTGTTGTACTGCTTTCTTGTTCTTAATGTACTGAGACTCAGGACTTGTTTCCCCTGAATTACAAACTGATGGCCTTGAAAATTCCTCTTGTTTCTTTGCCTTGGGACATCCTTGTtctgtttttttttataaaaactaGTTCAAGTTGAAGTTGTAAAATGTAAATGGACACTAAATTCAATGAGAAACTAAGCTAGCGTTTGACCTTTGAAAAAGATTTATCTTCAAGTATCTGTTTGGTCATGAAATTTGATCAATTTGTAGAACTCAAAGGTTCAcgtttcaacttcaaaatctatggCTAAACGGAGGCTAAAGTTGTTATCAAGACAAAAAAAGTAGTAATGTCTATGTACTTACTACTTTTGGCATGTGGAGAATGATCATCATCAGAAGATTCAGTTTCATCTAGAACTGACACAGGGCTAAGTTGCTTACTTTCTTCAAGAAAATCCAATCTTAGCTTTCTTCTGTCTTCAAAAACCTGTTACCTTATCAACAACCAATCTGAATTCATAACAGTACAGTCACAAAACTAATTTTTTTGTCACATTAAACTTAATTAATTtcacttaaaacattttttttttttggtaacaatTTCACCTAGTAAGTGTCTTCATCTGCATGTTTGGTGGCTTAAAACCAAATTTTTACCTGTTTTTCATGTAGAAAGTTGTCATCTGCCGCTTGCGTTGATGATAAATTTTCTACTTCATCTGCATCACTAGAATCagaacaagaatgaaagagagtagTTCTACTAGCTGAAGAAAATTTCTGATCATCATTTGTAGAATTGTTGTGGTACTGTTCTTGATCATTTGCCAAGTTCTTGTTTTTTTGGTTATGGTTAATGGTAATAACAAGCTTGTTGAACACTGACTTTACAATCTTTGAACAATTAAGAATGAGTACTTGTCTTCTCTTCTTTGCACCACAGCTAGCTGATCTCTTCAAGAAATTAGTACTAGAATTAATAGAACAACACCGAAAATCGCCATCTGAAGTAAGGTGTTTGTTTCTAAATTGACCTCTTTCAAGAAGATAAAGTTCTAAGGTAAatggttcttgttgttcttgaaggaATTGTCCAAGTTGTTTTGACATAATTTTGAACTATGTAGGTAGCTAGCTAGAATTGGTAAT
Proteins encoded in this window:
- the LOC107869468 gene encoding uncharacterized protein LOC107869468 yields the protein MSKQLGQFLQEQQEPFTLELYLLERGQFRNKHLTSDGDFRCCSINSSTNFLKRSASCGAKKRRQVLILNCSKIVKSVFNKLVITINHNQKNKNLANDQEQYHNNSTNDDQKFSSASRTTLFHSCSDSSDADEVENLSSTQAADDNFLHEKQVFEDRRKLRLDFLEESKQLSPVSVLDETESSDDDHSPHAKSKQGCPKAKKQEEFSRPSVCNSGETSPESQYIKNKKAVQQSRQLLFDCVREVVENQRDKHTQKDEFQRILGAEQLWELLLQNIWLWSQESINETNINHLMHFDMLNSFELSSGVEEKREIGKVVSDLIFVDISNEIVLDMFNCYSTR